In Bacillus toyonensis BCT-7112, a single window of DNA contains:
- the kapD gene encoding 3'-5' exonuclease KapD, whose protein sequence is MDEQRFLFLDFEFTMPQHRKKPKGFFPEIIEVGLVSVVGCKVEDTYSSHVRPKTFPSLTDRCKKFLGIKQEIVDKGISFPELIDKLAEYEKRCKPTIVTWGNMDMKVLKHNCEMSGVAFPFFGQCRDLSLEYKKFFGERNQTGLWKAIEAYGKVGTGKHHCALDDAMTTYNIFKLVEKDKEYLVKPAPPTLGELVDFSKVLKKVSTQ, encoded by the coding sequence ATGGATGAACAACGATTTTTATTTTTAGATTTTGAGTTTACGATGCCCCAGCATCGAAAGAAACCAAAAGGATTTTTCCCGGAAATTATTGAGGTAGGACTCGTCTCGGTTGTAGGTTGTAAGGTAGAAGATACGTATTCATCACATGTCAGACCGAAAACATTTCCTTCTTTAACGGATCGATGCAAGAAATTTTTAGGAATTAAACAAGAAATCGTGGATAAAGGAATTTCATTTCCTGAACTCATTGATAAACTTGCAGAATACGAAAAAAGATGTAAACCGACCATTGTAACGTGGGGAAATATGGATATGAAAGTGCTGAAGCATAATTGTGAAATGTCGGGAGTAGCTTTTCCGTTTTTCGGACAGTGTCGTGATTTATCGCTTGAGTATAAGAAGTTTTTTGGAGAAAGAAATCAAACAGGATTATGGAAAGCGATTGAGGCGTATGGAAAAGTAGGAACGGGTAAGCATCATTGTGCGCTAGATGATGCGATGACGACGTACAATATTTTTAAATTAGTAGAAAAAGATAAAGAGTATTTAGTGAAACCAGCACCTCCAACATTAGGGGAACTCGTGGACTTTTCAAAAGTGTTAAAGAAAGTGAGTACACAGTAA
- a CDS encoding ArsB/NhaD family transporter has protein sequence MHETTQELANWQYYFAIAVFLITYAIIISEKINRAVIALLGAALMVIVGVVDLHNAFTKHIEWGTITLLIGMMILVNITSKSGVFQYVAIKAAKGAHGNPIKILISLSLLTALGSAFLDNVTTVLLVVPVTLSITRILQVNPVPYLLSEIIFSNIGGTATLIGDPPNIMIGSANKHLDFNAFLLNLAPIVIIIIAVTATILYFMYRKQLIADPVQVKKLMSLDEKQYIKDPVLMKKSLTVLGLTIVGFMTHSIFHVDAAIIALTGATVLMLIGVKEHEIEEVFASVEWVTIFFFAGLFVLVGGLIDIGLIKMLAQKVVGITGGDISHASILILWVSGIASATIDNIPFVATMIPLINDMAVGLGLSPSDAQIDVLWWALALGACLGGNGTLIGASANVIVAGIASREGHKFSYMEFLKVGFPIMIVSLIISHIYIYLRYLM, from the coding sequence TTGCACGAAACAACGCAAGAACTCGCTAACTGGCAGTATTATTTTGCTATCGCAGTCTTTTTAATTACATATGCCATTATTATTTCTGAAAAAATTAATCGCGCTGTCATCGCACTTCTTGGTGCAGCACTCATGGTAATTGTGGGGGTCGTCGATTTACATAACGCCTTTACGAAACATATTGAATGGGGAACGATTACGCTACTCATCGGTATGATGATTTTGGTGAACATTACGAGTAAATCAGGTGTTTTCCAATACGTTGCCATTAAAGCAGCAAAAGGGGCACATGGAAATCCAATTAAAATTTTAATTTCTCTTTCCCTACTTACCGCGCTTGGCTCCGCATTTTTAGATAACGTTACAACTGTACTTCTTGTTGTTCCAGTTACTTTATCTATTACGCGCATCTTGCAAGTAAATCCTGTTCCTTATTTACTTTCTGAAATTATTTTTTCAAACATTGGGGGAACAGCAACATTAATTGGTGATCCGCCAAATATTATGATTGGTTCTGCAAATAAGCACCTAGACTTCAATGCTTTCTTACTGAATCTAGCACCAATCGTAATTATTATTATTGCAGTTACAGCAACAATACTTTACTTCATGTACCGTAAACAATTAATTGCTGATCCTGTACAAGTTAAAAAATTAATGAGCTTAGATGAAAAACAATACATTAAAGATCCAGTATTAATGAAAAAATCTTTAACAGTACTTGGACTTACAATTGTAGGTTTCATGACTCATTCCATTTTCCATGTTGATGCAGCTATTATCGCCTTGACTGGTGCTACTGTACTTATGCTAATCGGTGTGAAAGAACATGAAATTGAAGAAGTATTCGCAAGCGTAGAATGGGTGACGATTTTCTTCTTCGCGGGACTATTCGTACTCGTTGGAGGACTTATCGATATCGGTCTTATCAAAATGTTAGCTCAAAAGGTAGTCGGAATAACAGGCGGAGATATTTCTCATGCATCTATCCTTATTCTATGGGTATCTGGTATCGCCTCTGCAACAATCGATAACATTCCATTCGTTGCAACAATGATTCCACTTATTAACGATATGGCAGTTGGGCTAGGTTTATCACCTTCTGACGCACAAATCGACGTATTATGGTGGGCATTAGCATTAGGTGCTTGCCTAGGTGGAAACGGAACTTTAATCGGGGCTTCTGCTAACGTAATCGTAGCCGGAATCGCAAGTCGTGAAGGACATAAATTTAGCTACATGGAATTCCTTAAAGTCGGCTTCCCAATTATGATTGTTTCATTAATCATTTCTCATATTTACATTTATTTACGCTATCTTATGTAG
- a CDS encoding DNA alkylation repair protein: MHPFVQALQEHFTAHQNPEKAEPMARYMKNHFPFLGIQTPERRQLLKDVIQIHTLPDKKDFQIIVRELWNLPEREYQAAALDIMQKYKKHINETHIPFLEELIVTKSWWDSVDSIVPTFLGTIFLQHPELISAYIPKWIASDNIWLQRAAILFQLKYKQKMDEELLFWIIGQLHSSKEFFIQKAIGWVLREYAKTKPDIVWEYVQNNELAPLSKREAIKHIKQNYGINNEKIGETLS; the protein is encoded by the coding sequence ATGCATCCATTTGTACAAGCATTACAAGAGCATTTTACAGCTCATCAAAATCCTGAAAAAGCAGAACCAATGGCTCGTTATATGAAAAATCACTTCCCATTTCTAGGTATTCAAACACCGGAAAGACGCCAATTATTAAAAGACGTCATTCAAATACATACTCTCCCAGATAAAAAAGACTTCCAAATTATCGTACGTGAACTTTGGAACTTACCAGAACGTGAATATCAAGCTGCCGCACTTGATATTATGCAAAAATATAAAAAGCATATAAACGAAACTCATATCCCATTTTTAGAAGAACTTATTGTTACGAAATCTTGGTGGGATTCTGTTGATAGCATCGTTCCTACATTTTTAGGTACTATCTTTTTACAACATCCCGAATTAATTTCTGCATATATTCCAAAATGGATTGCATCAGATAACATATGGTTACAACGTGCCGCTATTTTATTCCAACTAAAATATAAACAAAAGATGGATGAAGAACTTCTTTTCTGGATTATTGGACAACTACATTCTTCAAAAGAATTTTTCATTCAAAAAGCGATCGGCTGGGTTCTTCGCGAGTATGCAAAAACAAAGCCTGATATCGTTTGGGAATACGTGCAAAATAACGAGCTTGCCCCGCTCAGTAAACGTGAAGCAATTAAGCATATTAAACAAAATTACGGAATAAATAACGAAAAAATAGGCGAGACTCTATCATAG